A window from Thermoflexus sp. encodes these proteins:
- a CDS encoding CgeB family protein: MRVALGYRWFPTAAGYHMERALQALGHEVIYVGLPCAQRAGYDTTVPVDALIAALPQKPDLYLWIDPAGRYFPPGIERLPIPTACYLIDVHLGRWREQAARFFDAVFIAQKDYLERFRRAMGHDQVYWLPLAAAPDVHYDHQLPRIYEVGFVGNIAQAHRRTARARRLKRIAERFHTNDFYRTYMPEEVGRIYSQSRIVFNCSIAGDVTMRIFEGTACGALVLTDAIANGLDELFEIGREIVVYQDDEDLLGKIAYYLTHDEEREAIARAGQRRTLREHTYLHRMQKLIEIVSAPGFRRLAPMRAASEEERWRARREVFIHLHMLDALLDQARDLGFSPLRRAWSAFPCLVRRLIL; encoded by the coding sequence ATGCGCGTCGCCCTGGGCTACCGCTGGTTTCCCACCGCTGCCGGCTACCATATGGAGCGGGCCCTGCAGGCCCTGGGCCATGAGGTCATCTATGTGGGCCTTCCCTGCGCCCAGCGCGCCGGCTATGACACCACGGTCCCCGTGGATGCGCTCATCGCCGCCCTCCCTCAGAAACCCGACCTTTACCTCTGGATCGATCCGGCCGGCCGCTACTTCCCACCCGGGATCGAGCGCCTGCCCATCCCTACCGCCTGCTACCTGATCGATGTCCATCTGGGGCGCTGGCGGGAACAGGCTGCCCGCTTCTTCGATGCGGTCTTCATCGCTCAGAAGGATTACCTGGAGCGCTTCCGGCGCGCAATGGGTCACGATCAGGTCTACTGGCTGCCGCTGGCAGCTGCCCCCGATGTCCATTACGATCATCAGCTTCCCCGCATCTATGAGGTGGGCTTTGTGGGTAACATCGCCCAGGCCCATCGCCGGACCGCCCGCGCCCGGAGGCTCAAGCGGATCGCCGAACGGTTCCACACCAATGACTTCTATCGGACCTATATGCCGGAGGAGGTGGGGCGCATTTACAGCCAGTCCCGCATCGTCTTCAACTGCAGCATCGCGGGCGACGTCACCATGCGCATCTTCGAGGGAACCGCATGCGGGGCGCTGGTCCTGACCGATGCCATCGCCAATGGGCTGGATGAGCTGTTCGAGATCGGGCGGGAGATCGTGGTGTATCAGGACGACGAGGACCTGTTGGGAAAAATCGCTTACTACCTGACCCATGACGAGGAGCGGGAAGCCATCGCCCGGGCCGGCCAGCGGCGAACGCTGCGTGAGCATACGTATCTTCATCGGATGCAGAAGCTGATCGAGATCGTCTCCGCGCCGGGCTTCCGCCGCCTGGCTCCCATGCGCGCGGCGTCGGAGGAGGAGCGCTGGCGGGCCCGGCGGGAGGTCTTCATCCATCTCCATATGCTGGATGCCCTGCTGGATCAAGCACGGGACCTGGGGTTCAGCCCGCTCCGTCGGGCGTGGTCGGCTTTCCCATGCCTGGTTCGGAGGTTAATCCTGTGA
- a CDS encoding NAD-dependent epimerase/dehydratase family protein, producing the protein MSFWMNRRVLITGGASFIGSHLTDALVERGAKVRIVDDLSSGKLENIQHHLARGTVEFIQADLREPGVARMAMRDIEIVFHLAADHGGRGYVDLHQAGPASNLFLDGLIFWEALKAGVEKVVFASSGCVYPNYLQGDPHQEIYLTEDLVKPPYDADNMYGWAKLMAELTLKAYYREYGLKSVSCRYFTVYGPRGVENHAIIALIAKAFIGQNPIEVWGDGTQVRNWTYIDDIVRGTILAAEKIDDATAINLGTMERIRVIDAVKMILEYTGHKAEIVFRPDMPVGPLNRVADNSLAKKLLGWEPQVPFREGLKRTIDWYFATRDREQVRRILGRMLTER; encoded by the coding sequence ATGTCTTTCTGGATGAATCGCAGGGTTTTAATCACCGGCGGGGCCTCTTTTATCGGCTCCCATCTCACCGACGCCCTGGTGGAGCGCGGGGCGAAAGTGCGCATCGTGGATGATCTCTCCAGCGGTAAACTGGAGAATATCCAGCACCATCTCGCCCGGGGCACGGTGGAATTTATCCAGGCCGATCTTCGGGAGCCTGGGGTCGCCCGGATGGCCATGCGGGACATTGAGATCGTCTTCCACCTGGCCGCCGATCATGGCGGGCGCGGCTATGTGGATCTGCATCAGGCCGGGCCCGCCTCCAATCTCTTCCTGGATGGTTTGATTTTCTGGGAGGCCCTGAAAGCGGGGGTGGAGAAAGTCGTCTTCGCCTCTTCGGGCTGCGTCTACCCGAATTACCTGCAGGGCGATCCCCATCAGGAGATCTACCTCACCGAGGATCTGGTGAAGCCGCCCTACGATGCTGACAACATGTATGGGTGGGCCAAGCTCATGGCGGAGCTGACCCTGAAGGCCTACTATCGGGAATATGGGCTGAAGTCCGTTTCCTGCCGTTATTTTACGGTTTATGGGCCTCGCGGGGTGGAAAACCACGCCATTATCGCGCTGATCGCCAAGGCGTTCATCGGCCAGAACCCGATTGAGGTCTGGGGAGATGGCACTCAGGTCCGCAACTGGACTTACATCGACGATATCGTGCGGGGGACGATCCTGGCGGCAGAGAAAATTGACGACGCCACGGCGATCAATCTGGGGACGATGGAACGGATCCGGGTAATCGATGCGGTGAAGATGATCCTGGAATACACCGGGCATAAGGCAGAGATCGTTTTCCGGCCCGATATGCCCGTAGGTCCTTTGAACCGGGTGGCCGATAACTCCTTGGCCAAGAAGCTCCTGGGTTGGGAACCCCAGGTGCCTTTCCGGGAAGGGTTGAAGCGCACCATTGACTGGTACTTCGCCACCAGGGACCGGGAACAGGTGCGCAGGATTCTGGGCCGGATGCTCACCGAGCGATGA
- a CDS encoding glycosyltransferase family 4 protein has product MRLLFLNHNYRYLGTYERAWNLARGLARRGHQVTLMTVSRQHRWKPTWSIASGVRVAEMPNLGQNYSGEGYGPLDNLLRCLHALAHHYDIIHMFDHKPNASFPGFVGRLRGARLIADWADWWGGPGGINDVPKRRVPAIGRFEEWWEVRSKLWADGVVTISTVLRQRALDAGVPPDRVVHIPNGAATDLIRCIPVHEARQRLGVPLDRKIIGFLGMGQGDMEIVMPAIRQLPDVWLMVIGPKNPRVFHQAQSFGIADRLWQTDFVPDEELSWYLACADVMCLPLTDRAANRGRLPGKLMYYMAAGRPTVASPVGDVADLIRKYKAGLLATDSDQFAEAIRLLLNDAMLREELGRNARRAAETDLNWERRVEELEAFYWRILSLN; this is encoded by the coding sequence ATGCGCCTGCTTTTCCTCAACCATAATTATCGCTACCTGGGCACTTACGAGCGGGCCTGGAATCTGGCGAGAGGCCTGGCCCGCCGCGGGCACCAGGTCACCCTGATGACGGTCTCCCGACAGCATCGCTGGAAACCCACTTGGTCCATCGCCAGCGGCGTCCGGGTGGCCGAGATGCCCAACCTGGGCCAGAACTACAGCGGCGAAGGGTATGGGCCGCTGGATAATCTGCTCCGGTGCCTGCATGCGCTGGCTCATCATTACGATATCATCCATATGTTCGACCACAAGCCCAACGCCTCATTCCCCGGTTTCGTCGGACGGTTGCGGGGCGCAAGGCTTATTGCCGACTGGGCGGATTGGTGGGGTGGACCGGGAGGCATCAACGATGTCCCCAAACGCCGTGTGCCCGCGATCGGCAGGTTCGAGGAATGGTGGGAAGTGCGGTCCAAATTGTGGGCCGATGGGGTGGTGACGATCAGCACGGTCCTCCGGCAGCGGGCGCTGGATGCGGGCGTCCCGCCGGACCGCGTGGTCCACATCCCCAATGGCGCGGCCACCGACCTGATCCGCTGCATCCCCGTCCATGAGGCCCGCCAGCGTCTGGGCGTCCCCCTGGATCGCAAGATCATCGGCTTTCTGGGCATGGGGCAGGGAGATATGGAGATCGTGATGCCGGCGATCCGGCAGTTGCCCGATGTGTGGTTGATGGTCATCGGTCCCAAAAACCCGCGGGTTTTCCATCAGGCCCAATCTTTCGGCATCGCAGATCGCCTCTGGCAGACGGACTTCGTCCCCGATGAAGAGCTGAGCTGGTATCTGGCATGCGCGGATGTGATGTGCCTGCCCTTGACGGATCGAGCCGCGAACCGGGGGCGTTTGCCGGGCAAATTGATGTATTACATGGCGGCTGGCCGCCCTACCGTGGCAAGCCCGGTTGGCGATGTGGCGGATCTGATCCGGAAATATAAAGCGGGCCTGCTGGCTACGGATAGCGATCAATTTGCGGAAGCCATCCGGCTTTTGTTGAACGATGCGATGCTGCGAGAAGAGCTTGGGCGCAATGCGCGCCGGGCCGCTGAGACCGATCTGAACTGGGAGCGCCGGGTGGAGGAGCTGGAGGCTTTCTATTGGCGTATATTGAGTCTGAACTGA
- a CDS encoding polysaccharide biosynthesis C-terminal domain-containing protein, with protein MSLRTRIESIARLQASGHIGARWRERLAVQSALWGMALFWSRVLGFFQTLLLAHWLGPADFGCFSALQSWLRFGHESGDTGLSMLMVRDLARQDGPRARTYLLLRGAWIGGLWGLAALATWGAVVPPAIRQELPLVTPLLFLMLGISWQGARLAAAGRLDRAATVVFLTRTVGLTGMTMAARWGWTALWIGFAVAMALDGFGLWMAARRMRTAPGSWRERMWTPEAVGEGVRMLAFGLLGALYARADSLLLLSLRGSAEAGFYSLAYRFYETGLLINSAATVALLPRLAREEIPAYRARRILGGYLILAAGMAMGVSLLADPLIRLPFGTRYLPAIPMLRWLAWSWIPAFLSGLGATVWISQGRSGRLLLTFALGATTNLVMNLALIPRWGGVGAAIAMLVSTTGMALRFLTALRIR; from the coding sequence ATGAGCCTGCGGACGCGCATCGAGTCCATCGCGCGGCTCCAGGCCAGCGGGCATATCGGCGCCCGCTGGCGGGAACGGCTGGCCGTTCAGTCAGCCCTCTGGGGGATGGCGCTGTTCTGGTCCCGGGTTCTGGGGTTCTTCCAGACGCTGCTGCTGGCCCACTGGTTAGGCCCGGCGGACTTCGGATGTTTCAGCGCCCTCCAGAGCTGGCTGCGCTTCGGCCATGAGAGCGGCGACACAGGCCTTTCTATGCTGATGGTTCGGGATCTGGCCCGACAGGACGGTCCGCGGGCGAGAACCTATCTGCTTCTGCGCGGGGCATGGATCGGTGGCCTGTGGGGGCTCGCTGCGCTGGCCACATGGGGAGCCGTGGTGCCTCCGGCCATTCGGCAGGAGCTGCCGCTGGTGACGCCCCTCCTTTTCCTGATGCTGGGGATCTCCTGGCAGGGCGCTCGTCTGGCAGCGGCCGGCCGTCTGGATCGCGCGGCCACGGTGGTGTTCCTGACCCGCACGGTGGGGCTCACCGGGATGACGATGGCGGCGCGATGGGGCTGGACCGCTCTGTGGATCGGTTTCGCGGTTGCAATGGCTCTGGATGGGTTCGGGCTCTGGATGGCGGCCCGGCGAATGAGAACCGCCCCCGGATCCTGGAGGGAGCGGATGTGGACGCCCGAAGCGGTGGGGGAGGGGGTGAGGATGCTGGCCTTCGGCCTTCTGGGGGCGCTTTACGCCCGCGCCGATAGTTTGCTGTTGCTCAGCCTGCGGGGATCCGCCGAGGCGGGCTTCTACAGCCTGGCCTATCGGTTCTATGAGACCGGGTTGCTGATCAACAGCGCGGCCACCGTGGCGCTGCTCCCCCGACTGGCCCGGGAGGAGATACCGGCCTATCGCGCCCGGCGCATCCTGGGAGGATATCTGATCCTCGCGGCGGGCATGGCCATGGGGGTTTCCCTGCTGGCCGATCCCCTGATCCGGCTGCCGTTCGGAACGCGCTATCTTCCGGCGATCCCCATGCTGCGATGGCTGGCCTGGTCGTGGATCCCGGCGTTCCTCTCCGGCCTCGGGGCCACCGTGTGGATCAGCCAGGGGCGATCCGGCCGTTTGTTGCTCACCTTCGCGCTGGGGGCCACTACGAATCTCGTCATGAACCTGGCGCTCATCCCCCGATGGGGTGGGGTAGGGGCGGCGATCGCCATGCTCGTTTCCACCACCGGAATGGCCCTTCGCTTCCTGACCGCCCTGCGGATCCGGTGA
- a CDS encoding glycosyltransferase — protein MSASVIRVLHIARYRAPSMERKLEWMAAQPGLAFWLVRPAVWQDEYGKIPVNPVVPGCSVLRVPIWGRMNDPHRALYRTLTFGMRVIQPHIIHAEEEPDSLAALQIILARRWFAPRAKLILHTWQNVHRPKKWYVRLVTQIALREADAILCASRGAVQVLREMGYPGPAEVIPPIGVDTRIFRPMERRTDPTTFRVAYAGRFVPEKGLDVLLQAVALLGPGVELWLIGEGPQRVALQALARDLGIGERVRWIPPVAPEQMPEILAQVDVVVLPSRTTRVWKEQFGRILVEAMACGVPVVGSDSGAIPEVVGEAGLIFPEGDAQALAVCLERLRQFHDLRAEYRAKGLERARLYSQETVAAQTVGVYRRQWANLF, from the coding sequence GTGTCGGCCAGCGTGATCCGGGTTCTCCACATCGCCCGCTACCGCGCTCCTTCGATGGAGCGCAAGCTGGAGTGGATGGCCGCCCAGCCCGGCCTGGCTTTCTGGCTGGTCCGCCCCGCCGTCTGGCAGGATGAGTATGGAAAAATACCCGTGAACCCGGTGGTGCCAGGCTGTTCGGTCCTCCGGGTGCCCATATGGGGCCGGATGAACGATCCTCACCGTGCGCTCTACCGGACCCTGACCTTTGGCATGCGGGTGATTCAACCCCATATCATCCATGCCGAAGAGGAGCCGGATAGCCTGGCGGCCCTGCAGATCATCCTGGCCCGCCGGTGGTTCGCTCCCCGGGCGAAGCTCATCCTGCACACCTGGCAGAATGTCCATCGCCCCAAAAAGTGGTATGTCCGGCTGGTCACTCAGATCGCCCTGCGGGAGGCTGACGCCATCCTTTGCGCCAGCCGGGGGGCCGTCCAGGTGCTCCGGGAGATGGGATACCCGGGGCCGGCTGAGGTCATCCCCCCTATTGGGGTGGATACCCGCATTTTCCGCCCAATGGAACGCCGCACCGATCCCACCACCTTTCGGGTGGCTTATGCCGGACGGTTTGTGCCGGAGAAGGGTCTGGACGTCCTGCTCCAGGCCGTGGCGCTTCTGGGCCCAGGGGTGGAACTGTGGCTCATCGGGGAGGGCCCTCAACGCGTTGCGCTTCAGGCCCTGGCGCGGGATCTGGGGATCGGCGAGCGGGTGCGCTGGATTCCGCCTGTCGCGCCGGAGCAGATGCCGGAGATCCTGGCTCAGGTGGACGTGGTCGTGCTCCCCTCGCGAACGACAAGGGTCTGGAAAGAGCAGTTTGGGCGTATCCTGGTGGAGGCCATGGCCTGCGGCGTGCCCGTTGTGGGCTCCGACTCCGGCGCGATCCCGGAGGTGGTGGGGGAGGCGGGGCTGATATTTCCAGAGGGGGATGCTCAAGCCCTGGCGGTGTGTCTGGAGCGATTGCGGCAGTTCCACGATTTGCGGGCAGAATATCGAGCGAAAGGCCTGGAGCGGGCCCGCCTATATAGCCAGGAGACGGTGGCCGCTCAGACCGTTGGTGTTTACAGAAGGCAATGGGCGAACCTTTTCTGA
- a CDS encoding glycoside hydrolase family 2 TIM barrel-domain containing protein, giving the protein MRAHFLPHPAETPLELPAEGWRQVSLPHQWTLDGVEAEVGWYRLELPAAAGARRWARLYADYFGQAWADRQFLGAHEGYFEPWLLELPREPHTLWIRVAAPKEPYGTVWPRQKHQIKGIFGQHDCRPGGTTARGQERGTGGLWGGLTIFETGPVALLHLTHQAFQRPSGWRVRIMLTVDALEARRAEIALALHPENFDGPSHTTTRMVELSAGRQTFSLIWDLPELPRWEIWERGFPHLFRLEALMDGQRLTAPIGFRTLAQEDDWLILNGRRVFLRGTNIIPTQWLAAYTPEDAARDARLLKEAHLNAVRVHAHLTHPAFYEACDREGILVWQDFPLQWGYSEDEAFIREAIRQAQAMVDHFGAHPCIYLWCAHNEPTHNRHTLAPLVAAAIRAADPTRPVKEASDFREHPYPGWYWGHLRDFQALPGAPLPSEFGAQALPRAELLRRVLGPGAWPPKWETWVYHNFQPEQTFRVAGVEMGESLEAFVENSQRYQARLIEFAIHTYRRAKGQIVGYFHFMFVEPWEGITWAVLDVERVPKRGYFALQQASSPVLVSIVPYVEQAGVGQPPFREIWVISDLDRPLSLRVSLRLEGPVALPLGEMTVDLAPQEARCIFNVMELFEAPLEQRETLDTASAILRELPPGRYQVIAEAREGEQLWSRHTVEIEYLEPLVKEEGGFW; this is encoded by the coding sequence ATGCGAGCCCATTTCCTTCCGCATCCCGCCGAAACCCCGTTGGAGCTGCCCGCCGAGGGCTGGCGTCAGGTTTCCCTTCCCCACCAGTGGACCCTGGATGGCGTGGAGGCGGAGGTCGGCTGGTATCGGCTGGAGCTGCCGGCGGCGGCAGGGGCCCGTCGCTGGGCTCGCCTCTACGCCGATTACTTCGGTCAGGCGTGGGCCGACAGGCAGTTCCTCGGCGCTCATGAGGGCTACTTCGAACCGTGGCTGCTGGAGCTTCCCCGGGAACCCCACACCCTCTGGATCCGGGTGGCGGCGCCGAAGGAGCCCTACGGAACCGTGTGGCCCCGCCAGAAGCATCAGATCAAGGGGATCTTCGGTCAGCACGACTGTCGCCCCGGGGGCACCACCGCCCGCGGTCAGGAGCGGGGGACCGGCGGGCTATGGGGCGGCCTCACGATCTTCGAGACCGGGCCGGTGGCCCTGCTCCACCTCACCCATCAAGCGTTCCAGCGCCCCTCCGGCTGGCGTGTACGGATCATGCTCACCGTGGACGCCCTCGAGGCCCGCCGCGCGGAGATCGCGCTTGCGCTCCACCCGGAGAACTTTGACGGCCCTTCCCATACAACGACCCGAATGGTGGAGCTGTCCGCGGGCCGACAAACCTTTTCTCTGATCTGGGATCTGCCGGAGCTCCCGCGCTGGGAGATCTGGGAACGGGGATTCCCCCATCTCTTCCGCCTGGAAGCGCTTATGGACGGCCAGCGCCTGACGGCTCCCATCGGCTTCCGAACCCTTGCCCAGGAGGATGACTGGCTGATCCTGAATGGGCGTCGCGTGTTCCTGCGGGGGACGAACATCATCCCCACCCAGTGGCTGGCCGCTTATACCCCGGAGGATGCCGCTCGCGATGCCCGGCTGCTGAAGGAAGCCCATCTGAACGCGGTCCGGGTGCATGCCCATCTGACCCATCCGGCTTTTTATGAAGCATGTGATCGGGAAGGGATCCTGGTGTGGCAGGATTTCCCCCTCCAGTGGGGCTATTCGGAGGATGAAGCCTTTATCCGGGAGGCCATCCGCCAGGCACAGGCGATGGTGGACCACTTTGGGGCTCATCCCTGCATCTACCTCTGGTGCGCCCACAACGAGCCCACTCACAACCGGCACACCCTGGCCCCTCTGGTCGCCGCGGCGATCCGCGCCGCCGATCCCACCCGGCCGGTGAAGGAGGCCTCGGACTTCCGGGAGCACCCGTACCCGGGCTGGTATTGGGGGCACCTCCGGGACTTCCAGGCGCTGCCCGGCGCGCCGCTGCCCTCGGAGTTCGGGGCGCAGGCGCTGCCCCGGGCAGAGCTCCTTCGGCGCGTCCTCGGCCCCGGCGCCTGGCCGCCGAAATGGGAGACATGGGTTTATCACAACTTCCAGCCGGAGCAGACTTTCCGGGTGGCCGGCGTGGAAATGGGGGAGAGCCTGGAGGCCTTCGTGGAGAACAGCCAGCGCTACCAGGCCCGTCTTATCGAATTCGCCATCCATACCTACCGCCGGGCCAAAGGACAGATCGTCGGCTACTTTCACTTTATGTTTGTCGAGCCATGGGAGGGGATCACCTGGGCCGTGCTGGACGTGGAGCGGGTCCCCAAGCGGGGCTATTTCGCTCTGCAGCAGGCTTCCAGCCCGGTGCTGGTCTCCATCGTCCCCTATGTGGAACAGGCCGGGGTGGGTCAGCCGCCCTTCCGGGAGATCTGGGTCATCTCGGATCTGGATCGGCCGTTATCCCTCCGGGTCTCGCTCCGTCTGGAAGGGCCGGTGGCGCTCCCCCTGGGCGAGATGACCGTGGATCTGGCCCCCCAGGAGGCTCGCTGTATCTTCAATGTGATGGAACTGTTCGAGGCGCCGCTGGAGCAGCGGGAGACGCTGGATACGGCCAGTGCGATCCTGCGGGAATTGCCGCCAGGCCGCTATCAGGTGATCGCCGAGGCCCGCGAAGGGGAACAGCTCTGGTCGCGCCACACCGTGGAGATCGAGTACCTGGAGCCGCTGGTAAAGGAAGAGGGCGGATTCTGGTGA
- a CDS encoding DUF3105 domain-containing protein: MARKKKTQRPARRAPHQWLLGGLGIALLLLIVGGLGWWLRSQNAAYAAFQAAVQRGQPALQRVESFPDEGRAHLEPGERATYRTDPPTSGPHSPEWVNPGFYTTEQPPERLVHSLEHGHIVIYYDDPGPEAIQTLRTWAGMFTGPWDGVVVVPKRGLGRAVILTAWTRMLRLEPFDPDAAAAFIDAFRGRGPEHPVR; this comes from the coding sequence GTGGCGAGGAAAAAGAAAACGCAGAGGCCAGCCCGCCGCGCCCCTCATCAATGGCTGCTGGGAGGGCTGGGGATCGCCCTCCTGCTTCTCATCGTCGGCGGGCTGGGGTGGTGGCTCCGATCCCAGAACGCCGCGTATGCCGCCTTTCAAGCGGCCGTGCAACGAGGCCAGCCCGCGCTCCAGCGCGTGGAATCGTTCCCCGACGAAGGCCGGGCCCATCTGGAACCCGGGGAGCGCGCGACCTATCGAACGGATCCCCCCACTTCCGGCCCTCACAGCCCGGAGTGGGTGAACCCTGGCTTTTACACGACGGAACAGCCCCCCGAACGCCTTGTGCACTCGTTAGAGCATGGGCACATTGTCATTTATTATGACGATCCGGGGCCGGAGGCGATCCAGACGCTGCGCACCTGGGCAGGCATGTTCACCGGCCCCTGGGATGGCGTGGTGGTCGTCCCGAAGCGGGGGCTGGGGCGCGCGGTGATCCTCACGGCATGGACTCGCATGCTGCGTCTGGAGCCCTTCGATCCCGATGCCGCTGCCGCCTTCATCGACGCCTTCCGCGGCCGCGGGCCGGAACACCCCGTGCGGTAG
- a CDS encoding TadE family protein, translating into MSRRGQGLVEFALAFPLLIFLVMAIADFGRILLIYAELAGGVREALRYAVANAPSGAMKQDQWNAFCYGAMLDRMKGTLVLSPKNALIPQQTYFVYFEPFRYDTSQFDPPVLCPPTGKNFVLKREDRVVVEVRVQTTPVTPLIQALLPKVQIQYRSGRTLFPPDGVYFGPSQMPGQ; encoded by the coding sequence ATGAGCCGGCGGGGGCAGGGATTGGTGGAGTTCGCGCTGGCGTTCCCGTTGTTGATTTTCCTGGTGATGGCCATCGCCGACTTCGGGCGGATCCTGTTGATTTACGCAGAGCTGGCCGGCGGGGTGCGTGAGGCCTTGCGCTATGCCGTGGCCAATGCGCCCTCCGGCGCCATGAAGCAGGACCAGTGGAACGCGTTCTGCTATGGCGCGATGCTGGACCGCATGAAGGGGACCCTGGTGTTAAGCCCCAAGAATGCCCTCATCCCCCAGCAGACTTACTTCGTTTACTTCGAGCCCTTCCGGTATGACACCAGCCAGTTCGATCCCCCGGTCCTGTGCCCGCCGACGGGGAAGAATTTCGTCCTCAAGCGGGAGGACCGCGTCGTGGTGGAGGTTCGGGTTCAGACGACCCCAGTGACCCCCCTGATCCAGGCGCTGCTGCCGAAGGTTCAGATCCAGTATCGGTCCGGGCGGACGCTGTTTCCGCCGGATGGGGTGTATTTCGGCCCGAGCCAGATGCCAGGCCAGTAA
- a CDS encoding class I SAM-dependent methyltransferase has product MNERAACPICEWSEGNTRMIRRREFSYVRCRRCGTIYLTPVPPVEQVRAMYQNPGYFAGDEDMGYRNYEAMHKALAPHFRRRLRVLSKRLPRRGCLLDIGCADGYFLELARADGWEVMGVEISEEMASKASGRLSIPIVTSVDGLPPVELDVITMWEVLEHLPDPVAQLQRLVQRLRPGGFLMLSTPNAGHWQALREPETWTAYRPPAHLVLFTADSLRLALEKAGLVPIRVWKVSPLPPLPGWIRQATRSLARALADGSARPWTLALMLWRGVRLLGWAWQKAAHPQDDIFATLEALACRPA; this is encoded by the coding sequence GTGAACGAGCGTGCCGCCTGTCCCATCTGTGAATGGTCTGAAGGGAACACCCGGATGATCCGTCGACGGGAGTTTTCATATGTGCGTTGCCGTCGCTGTGGGACGATCTATCTCACCCCGGTGCCCCCGGTTGAGCAAGTCAGGGCCATGTATCAGAACCCGGGCTATTTCGCAGGGGACGAAGATATGGGTTACCGGAATTACGAGGCGATGCATAAAGCCCTGGCCCCTCACTTTCGCCGGCGCCTGAGGGTTTTGTCAAAGCGCTTGCCCCGGCGGGGGTGTTTGCTGGATATCGGCTGCGCCGATGGATATTTCCTGGAACTGGCCCGGGCCGATGGATGGGAGGTGATGGGCGTGGAGATCTCGGAGGAGATGGCCTCAAAAGCATCGGGCAGACTGAGTATCCCCATCGTGACTTCCGTGGACGGGCTGCCGCCGGTCGAGTTGGATGTCATCACGATGTGGGAGGTGCTGGAACATCTCCCCGATCCGGTTGCGCAACTGCAGCGCCTGGTCCAGCGCCTGCGGCCCGGGGGTTTCCTGATGCTCTCCACCCCGAACGCCGGCCACTGGCAGGCCCTGCGGGAACCGGAGACATGGACGGCGTACCGCCCTCCAGCCCACCTGGTTCTTTTCACGGCCGATTCCCTCCGGCTTGCGCTGGAGAAGGCGGGCCTTGTTCCAATCCGCGTTTGGAAAGTTTCCCCGCTTCCACCGTTGCCCGGTTGGATCCGGCAGGCCACCCGCTCTCTTGCGCGCGCCCTGGCCGATGGCAGCGCCCGCCCCTGGACGCTGGCCCTGATGCTCTGGCGGGGCGTTCGCCTGCTGGGGTGGGCGTGGCAGAAAGCGGCTCATCCCCAGGATGATATTTTCGCAACCCTGGAGGCCCTGGCGTGTCGGCCAGCGTGA